ATCTTAGTTTTACTAGATATGTGAGGTTTCTCAATCCCAAAGTCATCCTCCACCAAGCCAACGTAATATCTACTGTCAAGAGCTACGAATGTCGGAAACAAGTAACTATTTCTCTAGTTCTGATGGCCATTTTTGTGACGTGGAGAACTGCAGAATTAGGATGTCCCTAAAACTTCATACATTTGGTAGGAGGTTTTATAGTTGGTTCTATTGGTCACTAGTAAGTACCATATCCGAGTATTGGCAAAATATTTGTGTTGTGCATTAAAGAACCAATTCGTTGTATTCCTATTTATGTGTTGTATTGTATTGTGCAGGATGATGACCGTGCATGCAAGTTCTTCAAGTGGTTAGACACTAGCATTTGTTGTACGCGTGGTGCAACAGTAGCACCTATAGTTATTGCCAAATTCAACCGATTGGAGCATGCAGTGGAAGTTGCCAATGAAGAATCGAAGCAAGCACACGCCTTGACAGCTGCAGCATTGGAAAGGGAGCGAGTTGCAAAATGAAAGTTTGAAAGAGCCAAGGCTGCACACATGATCTCTGAAGAGAAAGCAAAGAAGTTGACAATAGCTTTAGTAGTCTTGGGGGTCATGTTTCTAGTATTGCTTATTTTGTCTACTAGGTTTGGGGAAGTCAAAAATCAGGTAGATGTGTCTACCATAATGGGATGTATATGTACGTAATAACTGCAAGTTGTATTATTACATTTGTTTTCTATGTTAATTGTACTATTACAAGTCAGTTTATGATATGTATGTAGTTGTACTTTTTAAAACAATGTGGAGGTGTTTGATGGAGATAATGTTATTGCTAAGTTTAAAGATGATTGTAAATTCTGTTGTTGTatatgtgtgtctatatatatatacacaatttgCCACCCATTGATAGATTGGATTCTTGGTGTCTTACAAAAAttgagagctttttttttttttttttttttttggtataaattcCTCGTAGTTTACTGTTGCAATCTTAAAATCCATTGAGTTTACTGTAATATTCAAATTAGATTGGACTCTATTCAGAAGTCCCTTGTAACCAAGAAATCTACTGTTGCAATACTGATGAGTTTCACATATAACGATACATACAACTTCATAAATCCAAGGCTTTACAATCAAGTACCCGTGAGCTATTCAATTTTGCttgacaacaacaaaaaaaccatAATACAAAATGGTATTACATTGAAGTTTGTGAACCATCAGTTATGGTCTATACATATTGATGCTGTGATATAGTCCCGAACCTCTTTCATCTCATCTGAATCCAAGTAAGAGACCACATCTACCACTTCATCGTAATGACCTCCCTTACTACCTCCATATGTGCCCCGTGCAGAACGCGAATGTGGAACGTCATTGTGGTCATGTGTTCTAATAAAATTGTGAAGAACCATTGtagaaacaatgattttattttgagtgCGTATACTGAAGCCTGGCATatatctcaaaattttccatctaTTCTTCCAAACTCCAAAAGTTCGTTCTATGATCGAACGAAGTGATGAATGGAGATAATTAAATCTCTCATTTGGACGATGCAGCTGTGAACCTCTTTGAAAATCGGGGATGTGGTACCGCTCTCCTTTATATGGTGCAAGGAACCTATCTTCATTGGGTACCCTGAATCAATAAGATAATATTTTCTTGCAAATGAACACGTTTATTATATTAGCATTTTCACTACGTAATACATACTTTAATACTGTAATTAAATTGCATATTTACAAACCAGGTGGAGGTTTTGGAAAGTTGTTTCTCTCATTATTCAGTCAATTTAAAAAGATCCTGATGTCATGCGTTGACCCTTCCCATCCCACACATGCGAATGTGAATTTCATGTCAAAATCACATGCGCACATGCAGTTTACTGTTGTGGCCCCTTTCCTTCCTCTATATGGGTGTTGCTTCTCTTCTGGTAAGACCATGGGGATGTGAACCCCATCAATCGCACCAATGCAACCCTAATAATTGCCACAAAAATGCCATGTGAAAATGAAATACATGGTATGACCATACAAATCACAGGTATACAATCATGTCAAGATACCAAATTCACAAAGTACCTTGAAATGTGGCCAATATCGATCTGACCCCTGAATATGTGATGGCACGGAACGAAATGTAGGATCAGCAGGCTTGATAATGTCTGGTGCCATAACCGTGGCTAACAAGGTAATTACCGTGGACACATGTCGATGCACTGTCTCACCGGAATGTTGAAATCTATCCTGCATCATTCTGTTACCCATGACATTACCAAGTACCACCAATGCCATTACCACTGACTCTTCTAAGCAAACTCTTTTGGTACCGTCATATCCATACCGAGCGCGCAATGTATGACACAATTGTCGAAACACATGGCTTGAcattctaaacacattgtggcATTTCTTCTCATTTTCATTTAATGTATATTGTACCCATTCATACCCTGTTTGTATATTCGTATGCATTGGTACTTTGGTCATATAGGTCTCTATATAAGCTACAACACTTGCACACCCAGCTATATATGCTGCAAGTACAATGTCGTCGCTAATATCAAAGCCTGCGTCCCTGCATATGTTACCAACTTTAATTGCATGTACAAAATCTGGAGTGATACTATAATATGTACGCTAAAAACAAGTTATTAGTATAGAAACTTACTGGTGCTGAGAATCAAATGAGTCGTTTAGCAAATTCATCATTTTGAATACCTTgagacttctttctttttatgtctGTGGAAAGCCAATACACACATATTCAGCAGTCACCTAGACATGATTTCATACGGACACTGACACTACACAGGTACAACTACTTCATTTAGGtaacaaataaaagaagaaaatattagcAATAGAATAAATCAATGGCTACATgtgatcaaaaaaatttatcagcATACCCTTGTTCACCTCCACAACAAACTACTGCATTGGAAAGATGTACATgcaattcctaaaaaaaaaaaaccacacacaaacaattaaaacaaaggCACGAAACTCATCTGGTACTGTTCACGGGCTATTTGAACAGTACCCGTGAATAGTACTAGAGAAGCTGTTAGGGTGCTTTtgcacccaaaaagaaaaagaagaaaaaaaaaaaaaaagcaaaaactcataagcaaaaaaataagcaaaaagagGATAAATTGGAAAGGCATAAAACTCATCTGGTACTGTTCATGGGCTGTGTGAACAGTACCCGTGAACAGTACCATAGAAGCTGTTAGGGTGCTTTtgcacccaaaaataaaaagaaaaaaaaaaataaaaataagaggaTAAATTGGGTTGCCTGATCCTTTTGTGCACATGTTTAGAAGAAAGAAGCACCAACTTGACATGATTCCATACACTACACAGTTATCTTGTCTACTTCATTTgggtaacaaataaaataagaaaatattagcAATAGGACAATGGCTACATGcgatcaaaaaaaattatcaccaTACCCCTATAATTAATCAACTGTAACTCATTATCATTAATCAATGGCTACATGTGAACTTAAAACACACGTACCATTGTAtaccataaaagaaaaaaaaaaaaaaaaaaaaaaaaccaactaatGACAACTCTTGTTCACCTCTACAACAAACTATTGCATTGGAAAGATGTACATGCAATtcctaaaacaaaaaaccacacacaaacaattaaaacaaaggCAGGACTTCAATATATGTTGAAACTTCCTATTGATAGGACTTCAATatatgtttaacatgttttaacTGATCCTATTGATAGGACTTCAATATATGTTGAAACTTCCTATTTTGCACTGAATTCCtacttaatagttttttttatcataCTGGAATTTTGTCTCATCACATTTTCAATCACATGCTTGCTTtgcaaaattattaaatgaTAAGCTTTACATGTCAGATTGGCACTATTGCTCAATATGCCATAAATCTCCAAAATTTTAGTGCTTTTGCTGTCCTTATGCCATATGTGAGTGTTGCATGAATGCTGCTGAGTTTGCACCAACTCGCGGGAAGAAGGGATTCTGCAGTGAGTGTTTGAAGCTTGTTCTATGTGCAGAAGAAAACGTGGACCAGAGAAGCTGTTAGGGTGCTtttgcactaaaaaaaaaaaaaaaaaaaaaaaaaaaaaaaaaaaaaaaagaagcaaaaactcATAAGCAAAAAGAGGATAAATTGGAGAGGTATAAAACTCATCTGGTATTGTTCACGGGCTGTGTGAACAGTACTCGTGAACAGTACCAGAGAAGCTGTTAGGGTGcttttgcacccaaaaaaaaaggaaaaaaaaaaaagcaaaaactcaTAAGCAAAAAGAGGATAAATTGGAGAGGTATAAAACTCATTTGGTACTGTTCACAGGCTGTGTGAACAGTACCAGAGAAGCTGTTAGGGTGcttttgcacccaaaaaaaaaaagaaaaaaaaaagaaaagcaaaaactcataagcaaaaaaataagcaaaaagagGATAAATTGGAGAGGTATAAAACTCATCTAGTATTGTTCATGGGCTGTGTGAACAATACCCATGAACAGTACCagagaaataaataaagaaagaaacaaagttgACCAATAGCCAATTTGGTAGCAAAAACATAATAAACATAGAGACAGAATGGGGCAACTAGAAATTGATAGAAGGTCCAGCTCATTTGGTATCAAAGGCTCTTTAAAGATAGAATCCTGAAAAACAAGGCcactcaaatataaataaagaatctatcaaacatgttttttagcTATACACAGTGCATATACATAGAATCCAACTACTGATGAATATACACAGAATCCAACTACTCTTCCTTGTTTCAAACTTGGGACGACTGTGATTGACATAcatcacaaattttaattagtatGTGCACTGTTGTTATTCGATCTTGACATCTTGTTCTCTTTGTAAGAAATCTAGTCCACTACAAAGTAGAATGACTACTGACCAGACAATTTATCTAGCTTTTAGGACCCCTTCAACTTTCCCAAATAAACCATATTGAACTACTAAACTATTTTGATGCCATCAAAAAACACCACAAGTAACAAGTAAGCATACAGAAGATGACAATTAATAACCTTGTTTTACATACACACCCATGGCAAGCATATAATTTGTGCAAATACaaaagtcttaaaaaaaaaaaaaaaaaagtgcaagaGGTACATAAAAATAATCTGATCGCTACAACACCAAAAGGTACATAAAGATAAGCAACTAGGGATGTAGACAAGCCCCTTTCCTTAAGAGAACATGAAACTGAGGGTTCATTTCATACTGCTTCTCTAGCCACCTTAGTTGGACCTCCTTCCTCTCAACATTAGCTGCAAACATGTTCCTAGCATCTACGTTATTCATGAAGAAGAAGGTGCTAAACATATGAAGACGATCACCCGCTTGCACCCCAGGAAGAGTCAACACCATGTCCATAATTGCTTGCATCTCATTAGCTGCTGTGGTGCGAAATGGTGTATTATGCGTACTTACGCTTCTACTTTCAACAATAACATCTGACATGCTCTTCAAAGAGTCAGACATCTCTTGCATGGTTGAACGCTTCTTTCTTGGTTTCTTGCAAATTCCCCTGAAAAGTTGGACACCGCTTGCCAAGCCTTTCCCCTTATTCACTGCTGGTCTTGCTCTGGACGATGCTGGGCCTTCAACCTCCATTGGGTCAACTGAGTTCGCAAAGGGTTCACATTAGGGGTCAACAAATTCTTTGCTATCAATGGAGTCCCCAGACACTTCGGTGCAATCATTTGGTATTTCACCACTCGTGTAGAACACATTTTTTCCCGTTGCAACCGTGCCTTCAAACATGATTTCCATAGACTTAAGATTCGGCAAAGGTTTGTTTTTAAAGGTTACCACCTTGGGACATGCCTACATGTAGACAACCGGTAGTTAGAACACAATATTAGTTGTAGACAACTGAGTTTTTCACAATGATGTAAAGTGAACTAACCTGAATTTTTCGGGTCCACCACTCATCAGTCATGTGAATAACCCCAGTTACAGGATCATAACCTAACCCAGTCTCACCAAAACACTCCTTCCAAGCCTTCCAACTCTTTCTCAGATGATCCCATTTGTTTTTAAACTGCGTGTGAGTCACCACTTTTCCCATTTCACCCAACTGCTCAATCACTGCATCAACccctttctttctcaaaaatcCATTATGCTTCTTGCCGTCTAGGACTTGGGCAGCAGACAAATCACAATAAGCTTTTAATTCCGTAGGATCTTTCCACCCAGTTCTAACTTCATTACCATCAGCCTTCGATTTCCCTTTACCCATTTTTGCTACAACTTCCTTCTATACCGATTGAGACATTTCAACAAACAGTTTATATGCATATCATAATAAGTTACCCATGCCCACATGAAAAATGCAAAAAGTAAACTAACATATATAATAGTCCAACTACAACAGAGGCAGCTCCTTGAAACACCCAAAATTAGACGAATGAGAGAGTAACCCACATACTAATTTCAgggaaaacacaaaaaccacacACAAACGTTGAACTAAAATTACACACAAACGTTGAACACAAAACCACAGATTGAAGTGTGTTCATGGAAAACAATATAACTAGACGGCAATAGATCAGAGAGTATGAAAAGTTAGACAGAACAGTACCCATGAATGCAGAGACCTATAGTGGCAGCAACGACGTCCCAAAGGAAGAGAAGGTGAGCTTGAGCGAATCACTAAGGGATGGCTTCGTTTGTTCCGTGTGGGATTGCAATTACCGTGTTTCAGCTCTTCTATTGATGGTCTATTACAAGATGGTGGGTAGGTGCGTTTCATTGAAGACGATGAGGATGGGGCATTGATGAAAATTGAAGACATCTTTGCCCGGTAGTTGAGAGGAAGAAATGGAATGCAAAAAATTAGCCATTGGAGAGAACGCAGCGTTTTGTCCTTCTGCTTGGGTCAGGACAGTGTTGTGAACAGAACATAATGGGTTCGTTCAATGCGTTTTCTGTTTATGCTCTGGAGTTTCATTGTTGAAACGGTGCATTTTTCATTGTTGGAGTTTACACGCATAGGCAGTGTAGCGTTTCAGCGTTTTAATGAAACGGTGCGCATAGTATTTTCATTTCGCGTTTCAGCGTGGAGGAGCAGCGCTTTATTGTAGCTAGGTCCCACGTTTTggaaaaacgcaaacgcagaaTTTTTGAGAAAACGCCCAATCCAAGCATAAccttaattatattgtctttaaCATTGATAGAGACAACATCAACAATCGCTTCTTGCTGGAATGCGTCACTATTTTCTGTATTATCATTGGATTCTCCACCCTCGACTTCCGAGACATCAAACACTCCCCTATGTTGGATGGATTGCACAATTTTCCAAGGTTCACCCAATTTGGTATCTTGAAGGTAAAAAACTTGTCTCGCTTAACTAGGAAGTATAAAAGGGTCATTTTCATACCACCGACTTGTAACATCAATACTTGTGCAGTGTGCATCGGTTCTTATTGTTCTCCTTCGACCATTGGTACTAGTATTGTACCATTCACACTGGAACAAAACAACTTTATGGCAAAACACATACTCCAATTCCCAAATTTTGCACACATGACCATTGAAGTCATGTATTTCTCACTCATGGTCTCCTTCGGTACATACACCACTGTTTTGGGTTACATGACAATTGTCTAGGTTCCTTCTATGGAACTTTACACCATTGACCATACAAACTATGTACtccttcaaaaaattaaaaacactcccaatatgaatttaaaccaccttataacaccatgcaagccatctgcttgctccaacacaacaacccaccacaaaaaaaatcacaaacatcaTAACTATAATGCTTaaaagtattgaaatcaaataaaggaacacaattgctactaatcaacaagtttcattcacatttgtaagaaattaaaaatacttccaatatgaatttaaaccaccttataataCCATGCCAActacccgcttgctccaacacaataacccaccacaaaaccaataaaaaacatcacaactataatgcttacaagtatttaaatcaaataaaatattattcatcacatctaatcaacaatactcattcatatttgcaagaaatgaaaaacactcctaatatgtatttaaaccaccttataacatcatacaagccacccgcttgctctaACATAACAACCCACCATAaaaccaatttccaacatcacaagtatagagttttacaagtattgaaataaaataaaatactattcatcatGTAACGTCCTAgttagcaataaaaaaaaaaaaaaaaaaaaaaaaaaaaaaaaaaaaagagtcaagaTCAGATATTTTTTGTGTTCCCACGTGCCAAAGCCCCACCTAACCCCACTACCCACCGCACAATCACTCCATCTTATCTTCTCTTTGGCTGGCTCATTCTCAgtctttccttcttttccttttttttttttgttttttttttgttttttttgtttttgttttctctcataCGCTCCTCTCTACTCTCATCCTCTCCACCGGCActtccacaccaccaccaccaccatttccACCATCATTTTCCGGCAAGATCACCGGAAATTCTTGGGAACCCATAAACACCTTCACATCCtttttttgtggtaaaaatttctcatctttttggtgggttatttctcatctttttggtgggttttgcacttttgcttgaggttatttttatttaagctttaataatgatacccatgtgatttatgagcattgaaagtgatatttatgtatttttatgtatgggttttgtattggtggaattatttgatgagtgggtatATAATTTGTGCTATTGATGACTACTTAAGATTTATGTATGGTggaaaatttaggggttttaagttataacatgtgatggttagtaaatttaatttttccattgccattgggtttatttggagttagttgaagttctaaatttcttgtcttggaggatatattgattttgctttcatgggtctcttaatgatgtagtttaaattttatggaagttagtcataatgttggagatgatattaaatgggttaactttataaattggagtttatgccttgtgaatctatttgttgagaaactttggaagttatattattattgatgaggttaaatACTAGGTTTGCCTAATTAAGTGattatttggcaattcctaaattgAGGCTAGATGCAATTTCAAGCTCTAtgcttattgtgataggtttatttgatattgtttaggttctagctaatctccttggagcttagagaattaggattttgcggttgcgaggtaagtagctttttaatgggatttttggaaaataaccatgttttatcaatgttgtttttggggtcaaacacattttgaaaaattatatatggatatatgttttcttaaaagcattgtgttgtgaccctattatatattattatatatgaaaagtaCATATagcatttggggaaatgcataAATTGTTGAGatggaaaaatgagcatcttttGTTTAATCTTTAATAAGGAAATCATGAATTTTATGGTATAtcagaaaatttaaagatgcttatcttgtcttgtattATATGGGAATTTGATAGAAATCTCTTGAcaagaatgaaattgaaaactttacaAATTTTGTAGAAGTCAgattatttaagatttttctGAAACTACCTAGATATGAACTATGTGTTCAAAGTAATGTAACTTGTGAATTGTTTTAACAccatgccatgtgtgatttTCCAGTGATCACCTGATTTAGTTTTcgtagtctttgtgacaatggaatcaAATCTAGGTCAGTACCCTTTTACTTTGGATGACGTGTTCTTCCTTGCTGCCTATGgggggaagaggttccttgattgtgtgtgggtgaggctactgtccatggggccaagagaccacatgcaaGAGAGGTCCTATTTCACGTGCTCTCTCTACTACTCATGggaggagagaaaaaccttgagggtatgggtgaggctgctATCTATGGGGCCAAGAGTCTGCATACCAGAaaggacaatatcatgccagttgTGAATGGTTGAATCCCCTGACCGGTCTATGTGTTAGTGTGGTagatttgtgataatttatcttatgttagatattatggttttggaaattatattgttgatgctcacaaattatagtatatagtttcaaggtatttactttgagaaagtttgtgtttcattattaaatcatttttttcatattattatttttgaagatgaaacttgcatttcccctaCCCCCATTAAATATGCTATTTACTGGGCTCTGTCTCAtcccattattttataaacttttcagaGTAGGCAACAATTTTTTGAGAtagctttttggtggctaatagtagttagactaactatTGATGGAGGATGAACTTTTGTAATGGAGATATTAGAAGTTGTACATCTTAGAATAgacttgactcattcttttgtatattatagtggttgtgACTTTATTCCCACTAATGGGACAAGCTGttgatatgtaattatttattcagaCCTCTATTCTTTTGTAGCCAGTGGTCCTTGTAATTATTGCTTAGAGCTTTGACTTACTTTGAGAGTATATTCAatggaattattatgataattcttgatgttggtacttgatatgattgttgtggattgaattttcaaaaaggaagaaaaaaaaatctacaggtACTTTGAGACAcatttctcatgctttggaccctttggggtttggggCATGAcacatcacatctaatcaacaatactcatttacatttgcaagaaatgaaaaacactcccaatatgtatttaaaccaccttataacaccatgcaagccacccgcttgctccaacaaaacaacccaccacaaaaccaatttcCAATATCACAAGtatatatagagttttataagtttttaactagaatttacttactttgctcaagctaagtttacaactttcagaaaaaatccaaagttaaTTTGTGTTCTTCACCTTGTTCCTAGCTCACAATTTCTTGAgccacaaaagagaaagagagctggaGATAAAAGAAAGACAACCAGTTAAGTAGAAAACCAGTTATGTAGACCAAATCTTTGCTCAAAAACGCAAAGCAAAGCACCAATGGAATTTTGATGATAAAGACAACTAGTTAAGTAGacccaaatttaaaatacatattctttattctttttcccaTTTCTAAATAGTGGTATAACTTAGAATTCAATATTGAAAAGATTGAAACCCCACTTCGTGGTATCAAGTCCCCACATTGCTAGTAACCAGACCCAATCATACCTCAAAAATATCAAGATGTTTAATTAAAACTTAATGGCAACCACTAACCACTCAAATCCATCTAAACCAATTATGAGTCAAACTCAAAGGAAGCAAGAAATGCTAACCTAATTTATTCCCGATTCCCTACCATCCGATTCTGATCACAAAAGCTagtcttattttaaaaattgtattaattatgtatgcatgtatgaatgaatgaatattAATGTATTCAAACGTGAAAAGCATGATATCGATTGTGCCagcaaataattaataaatattaacaaattaataaatattcatAAATACTTTTCAAAATCCAGGaacaaaaattctttaaatacaaaaaaaattagaatttttttttcaatgctgtgtttaaaaaaaaaaaaattaaaattatgaatctgaaattaaaaaaacaataacaaagacctaattttcaaatattgattaaaaaaaaattaaaattgtataataGTAAttcagaaaaaattaaaattcataaaatatttttatttgttccttACCCATGAACTTGTTGTTCTCCAAGGACAAAATAGAGAGCTTAGATCGGAGCTCGTTGTTGCTTAGATCAAAGCTTGTATTTTGGTTATGGCGGCTGGGATCGACAACTTAGAGGAGAATCGGTGCGAGGAAGGCGAAGGGTCGCCGATGCGAGGGAAGGCGAAGGGTCGTTGGTGCGAAGGAATGCGAAGGGTCGTTGGTGCAAGGAATGCGAAGGGTCGCTGGTGCGAGGAAGGCGAAGggttgtgtaaggttgaatttattcaaccatctaattggctttattccgtgccaaatttgcttgtatttcagcatttagtagccctgtatttaggtgggtttgttttaagggtagtgagtgagatagagtgaagtttgctcaagagtgtgcaagaaaacagagactcgcggcttagcctcgcgggtgactcgcggctgcaagccgccagatgcagcacacgtgccaagcatgccgaaaagtgaacagtcatgctagctggagcactacaggacaaaacaggataactggccatacggttatctcgcaactggatctcgcgacttggtcaagtcgcgaggtcaagccgcgagccacccctgttttgtaaaacctgacgtttcacattcctctcccactccagtataaatatcccttttacccacaaatgtaagagagcttccagagagaattttaagagagaaaccctaaagaaaaataagattgattcacccacaatctatacattagagtctcttcaaattcctcagctctctttctctccattgtcaaatccttgagaggcattttaccaaaccttgttctcaccataatcatcactgtgagagggctgtttggatttctgggaaacagttaagaaggaaccaatcttcattggttgatgctacggtctagt
This DNA window, taken from Quercus robur chromosome 2, dhQueRobu3.1, whole genome shotgun sequence, encodes the following:
- the LOC126697526 gene encoding L10-interacting MYB domain-containing protein-like; translation: MGKGKSKADGNEVRTGWKDPTELKAYCDLSAAQVLDGKKHNGFLRKKGVDAVIEQLGEMGKVVTHTQFKNKWDHLRKSWKAWKECFGETGLGYDPVTGVIHMTDEWWTRKIQACPKVVTFKNKPLPNLKSMEIMFEGTVATGKNVFYTSGEIPNDCTEVSGDSIDSKEFVDP